The nucleotide sequence GATGGTTTTCTCCATCACGTTTGCTTTTTCATGTACTATGTTTGAGCTTATCATCTTTGAGATCCTGGGTGCCTTAAGTAGTAGGTAAGTTCATTTTCTGTAATATATGACCATATGTTTTCTGTATGTATCTGCTTATTGATCATTGCTTCTTTTCTTTGCCCCAGTTCTAGGTATTTCCACTGGAAGCTGAATCTATATGTGATACTGCTGGTTTTAATCTTTGTGGTGCCTTTCTACATTGGGTACTTTGTTGTCAGTAACATACGCCTGCGTAAGTAAAGCTGATTAGCTGATAAttcttaaataaatacattgaattAAAGTGGCAGGTGCtcttaaaaagatgtttttacaCATATCAGTGAGCTGTTTGCTTTGTGTATGTGTAGTGCAGAGACAGAAGCTTCTGTTCGCCTGCATGGTTTGGTTTACCTTCATGTACTTCTTCTGGAAGTTGGGAGACCCCTTCCCCATCCTGAGTCCAAAACACGGCAAGTCTGcacccattttttttttgacattttatgcCTACTTGTTGACGTTTCTTCCTCAGATTTTAAAAGCCTGCAACACATATGAAAAgtaaagcaaaacaaaagtgttactggtgcttcttttattttaggcATTCTGTCCATTGAGCAGCTAATCAGTCGAGTTGGTGTCATCGGAGTCACGCTTATGGCCTTGTTGTCCGGCTTTGGTGCGGTCAACTGTCCCTACACGTACATGTCTTATTTCCTCAGGTGAGCTCCGCTCTGGGTTTTCTTGTCATTTGACATCATCATTCAAAATCACCTGTGTGAGACATGATGCTTTAATGCTGCTTGTTTTCTGATTGTCACAGAAATGTAACAGACAGTGACATTCTTGCTCTGGAGAGGCGGCTGCTCCAGACGATGGACATGATTGTCAGCAAAAAGAAACGGTGAGCACACAATACAAAAAGGAACTCAATatgattaataaaacaaatttgTAGTGTGTCTAGActtttgttctgtgtgtgtaGAATCGCAATGACACGGAGGCAGATGTACCAGCGTGGAGAGGACCAGAACACACAAAGAGGATTCTGGGGCATGATCAAAAGTGTTACCTCAACTCAAACAGGCAGTGAAAGTATCCTTTAcatcattatttaaaataacataCTATGTTTAGCTGTGTCCATGTCATCATAAAGTTATAAAGTAGATACAAGCCTTAACTTCCTCTCTGTAGACCtttctctgatccagcaggagGTTGATGCTCTCGAGGAACTGAGTCGACAGCTCTTTTTGGAAACTGTGGACCTCCAAGCCACAAAGGTAACACATATGTGTATGCAGATGTACAAACACGCCAATCATGCTTGGTTCCACTAATTGATAAATAATCAGATGCTTTCTAAAAGTTTAACACAACAGCTTAAAAGGTCATATGTCAAACGTGTTTCTGCTGCCCTCAAGTGGCCCGAGTAAATCTGTTGTCAATGCGTCATGTTTATTTTAGTTGTTGTGTTTGTCCTGACTTGCACAGTGACAGCTCTGACCGTGTCAAGACTTATGAAAAGGCTCAAATCAAGTCATATATAGGATGTAGTTTCTTCGACTACAGATGTCCGACTCAAACTGACTGACTTTTCACTGTCTCAGTTGGAATCAGTCAACAAAGGCAGTTATTCTGAAACAGACCCTCAGTTCTTGACTGTTATCAGATAAGAATTTTATCACTTATTCACCATGATACAGGTGTGgttgcttgtttgtgtttcccATCTCTGTTTGGGATCCTAGTTTGTCCCTCCCTCAGTTGATTATTACAGTGGGCAGTATGGGCAGTGTGTGCTGTGGGAGGCCCAAGCCAGTCAAAGATTATTGAGACAGTTAAAAGCAGACTGCACTGAGGTAGGAAAGGAAAGGGGAGAACACACttaaacagggttcccacgcgtcctggaaaacctggaaaacagttgaccagttttccagtactggaaaacacctggaaaatgggagaaaaagtaaaatgtcctggaaaatcccATATAGTCCTGGagaattattccaacatggctgcatttgacctgacccgattaacaaaacacatccccattcattgaaagttgagtgcatgctgtgctgggaaagacagcgacactgcacaacttttttcacatcttttctccttcacttcataatcatgcattcacaggaaacgggggtatattgtttaagGTTTACATTTACGttgtacatttggctcaattagcgtactctagctcagttgttctcaaagtggggtcctgggacccctgggggtctgcgaaccatagactggggggtccgtgaaataatttgaatacatttagtaaatcataaaattgtgctgtgtctttacaaaacagcatacaccattgttatgataccatttggtggctcgctgggatatgtgagtcttgttactgttaattttctgaaagcgtttaagatcaattacttgaaaagtataaatgctgtcatgttgagtcctaaaggaatgaaatgacactctgttttaaagtatacaagtggtatttacttgattcaaattgaagtgttatctgtttatcactatggtacaggtctgaagtatttacattgatacgttttacaatacaaatagttccaagggcaactaagagtgtaagagttaattttgcaaaaaactaatggtttgtgttgaaaacccttttacgtacggtgttcttatgagaagccttataattgcccaattgtgtgcatttattctgttacaaaaccattctccccctgatcctagggttatgattagggttagggttgtgattagggttagggttagggttgtgattagggttagggttagtgttgtgattagggttagggttgtgattagggttagggttgtgattagggttagggttttgattagggttagggttgtgatttgggttagggttagggttagggttgtgattagggttagggttgtgatttgggttagggttagggttgtgattagggttagggttgtgatttgggttagggttagggttgtgattagggttagggttgtgattagggttggggttagggttgtgattagggttagggttgtgattagggttagggttagggttgtgattagggttggggttagggttgtgattagggttagggttgtgattagggttagggatagggttaagattagagttagggttagggttgtgattagggttagtgttgtaattagggtaagggttagggttgtgattagggttggggttagggttgtgattagggttagggttgtgattagggttagggatagggttaagattagggttagggttgtgattagggttagggatagggttaagattagagttagggttagggttgtgattagggttagtgttgtaattagggtaagggttagggttgtgattagggttggggttagggttgtgattagggttagggttgtgattagggttagggatagggttaaggttgtgattagggtttgggttgtgtttagggttagggttgtgattagggttgtgattagggttagggttgtgattagggttgtgattagggttagggttgtgattagggttagggttgtgattagggttagggttagggttaagattagagttagggttagggttgtgattagggttagtgttgtaattagggtaagggttagggttgtgattagggttggggttagggttgtgattagggttagggttgtgattagggttagggatagggttaagattagggttagggttgtgattagggttagggatagggttaagattagagttagggttagggttgtgattagggttagtgttgtaattagggtaagggttagggttgtgattagggttggggttagggttgtgattagggttagggttgtgattagggttagggatagggttaaggttgtgattagggtttgggttgtgtttagggttagggttgtgattagggttagggttgtgattagggttgtgattagggttagggttgtgattagggttagggttgtgattagggttagggttagggttgtgattagggttgtgattagggttagggttgtgattagggttagggttgtgattagggttagggttagggttgtgattagggttagggttgtgattagggttagggttaaggttgtgattatcCAATGTAGGCTTAGAAAGTCATTGATGCATACTGCAGACTGAACTTGCGATCATTCTAGTTGTCTGACCATTTTACTATCATCTCTAAAAACCATGTAATCCTCATTAATGCTAATGGTAATGATAGCTGAATAACTAAATATTCTACAAAATTTTGCTTAACTCTGCTAATCTGGTACCGAACAAAAAATTAAGCACCTGTTATTacatcattattactattagcACACAACAGGTTCTAAAGTAAGAACATAAATCAAAGTTTTGCTTTCTTTTGAAACACATACAGGTTAGATTTTGGAGTCCTCTGCATCTAACATCATGTTTATCAATCGTTGCTCAAATCAGTCCCTGATAAAgttttttactattttaatgtgtgtatctgtgatGCCACTTACTGCCATAACagataaacacatttatttccaCTCACTCTGCCCATTTTGATGTTCCTATGTGTGATAAACATTCTGCTCAGTCTTCACCATCACCTCTCCTTATCTTCAGGAACGAATCGAGTACTCGAGGACATTCCAGGGGAAGTACTTCAACTTCCTGGGCTACTTCTTCTCCATCTATTGTGTTTGGAAGATCTTCATGGTGAGGACATTcacagataaaacaaaaaataatctgttAAAATCTTTGATTAAAATCCTCCTTCTGTTGATCACAGGCCACTATCAACATTGTGTTTGATCGAGTTGGAAAGACAGATCCGGTTACAAGGGGCATTGAAATCACAGTAAACTACTTGGGCATCCAGTTTGATgtaagacacacaaacacacacctacacacacctgCAGAAACAGCCACATGTCACACTGCGTGGCCTCCTGTAAAGATAATCACTTGCAGCATTatcatctctctgtgctgccTTCTCTGCAGTAAACctgataacaatcacttcacaTCATTCCCATGTAGAAAATGATACGTGTAAGTTTCATCGCTCACACTCAGAGTGAGTTTCATCGCTCACACTCAGAGTGAGTTTCATCGCTCACACTCAGAGTGAGTTTCATCGCTCACACTCAGAGTGTGGCctttcttttatatttaatgaatAGAGGATAGATGCAGATAGAAAATTGTCCTCTTCTGTACTTaactgcttttcttttcttctcttctgttcttGTTCTCTCTCTAACCATCGCAGGTTAAATTTTGGTCCCAGCACATCTCTTTCATCTTGGTGGGAATAATAATCGTCACATCTATTCGTGGCTTACTCATCACGCTCACTAAGGTAAAGCTATCACATGATACAAACAGCAGAGGCTAAAGATGTACGTCTATCTAACCACATCTACTGCTTTTTTTGCATCCTTAGTTTTTTTACGCAATTTCAAGCAGCAAGTCGTCCAACGTCATCGTGTTAGTCCTCGCTCAGATCATGGTGAGTGTTGCTTTAACTTAATAATCAGAGCATAAACCCACAAGAGACGGATAAGCTGAAACTGttcttctctgcctctctctaaGGGGATGTATTTTGTATCATCCGTGCTGCTCATGCGTATGAGCATGCCGCTGGAGTATCGCTCCATCGTGACAGAGGTTCTGGGAGAGCTGCAGTTTAACTTCTACCATCGGTGGTTTGACGTCATCTTCCTGGTCAGCGCCCTCTCCAGCATCCTCTTCCTTTATCTCGCGCACAAGCAGGCACCAGAGAAACACATGGCCCTCTGATCCCCATGCTCCTGGGAGGACTTTGAATCTGGTATTACGGCACATCCAGAATGAGTTTGTTTTAAGCATTGGACATAATTATCTGGACTGCCTGTTCCTGAATCAGGAACGGCTGTTTGTTAGAGGTAGGTGATGGAGCAAAGGATGAATAAACCTTTAAAGACCACTTCCTTAATTCAAGtattcacagaacaaaaatcatACCTTTATGTGATTCACCAACGAAACAAAACATTGTTCTTTGTGCTCTTAAACTTTTTACTACTTTGGCTTAAAGGGTTTCTCCTGCAGTCTAAACACACTGGAGCCGGACTGTTCTTGGCACATCTCCACTTTAGTGCATAAATCGACTCTTTGAAGGAAAGATCAACATGTTGTGTGAACTTCATCCTGAAGActgttgtgtgattttattggGAACATAAACATATACAAAGACGTACGCTGAGTTCAGATcgtatgtgtttatttgtgttcatGAAGGTTGTAATttcagaaatgaaaataaaaagttaaattttcAGAACATTAAATAAAGACAGCAACTCTTGCTTACAGAACTATACATTAAAGACCACAGCATTAACtggcaacattttaatttgagctTCTGCAGGTCGTAAATTCTCATTCTCAAGgtttttaagtttaaataagAGCATTCCTCTGATCATCGTGCCGACACATCTGTGGCTGGATCAACGATTTGCATTGAAGGAAGACAAAATGACTCAGGATTATGCTTCATTCTCAACTTTTTATACATGCTGCTATTCAGTCATGATTGAGGTATGACACTGAGCTTCCAAAGTCATCACTGTCCATGTATCCATGTCATCTTTCTAACTCCCCTGACATTGATCGGCTGCGTGAATTGTCAAAAAGATTGATCAACATTAAGAATGACAAGGGTGAAATGAGGGACGTCATCCGGTGGCTTCTTATAATCTCTCATCTAAACTGTCCACTGATGCAgacgatgatgaagatgaggtctagaagagagaaaatgtaaaatcaaatattttagACATTGGTAATTGTTGTTTATATGTTCAATCATAAATATTAAGGAACTTCATAGTGACTAGGTGTAGTCTCAATAAAATGCTTTGAAGATTAGTGACCTTCTGGTTGATAAGAATACAACATGTAGTCTGGGAAAATATGTCTTTACAACGAGGGTCATATCTTGTTCTTTGATAAGTATCTTTAAAAGTCTCCACTCACCCTCTCTCTGACTGCTTCAGTGGGGGTTTCAGGTCTGGCCTCCTcgtgtttctcctctctgctggccTCCTcgtgtttctcctctctgctagCCTCTGGAGTGTATTCCTTGTGGACCTGAGCATAAGATGTTTCCCCGAGGAGCAGGCGTGTGACGTTCACTCCTTTAGCTTTGAGTTGGTCATAGACGTTCCTTTTGGCCACCAACATCTCCAAGGAGTCTCCACCTCTGCGGATCAGTTGCACCACTTCATCGTGGTCGCTTTGCTCCACATTTATCCCGTTTACCTCCACCACGATGTCGTCATCCTCCAGACCCGATCTGTCTGCTACCCCACCCCTCACCACCTAAAAGAAAGAGTGTCTTAAAACTTGCGAGTGAAACATGCTTGATTGAATGCTGTTGATTTCTGGTTAATCTTACATCCTTGATGTACTGTCCAGACACACCCTGAATGCCATTTAGGTGAAAGCCAAAGCCTGCAGGATCCTTCTCCATCCTGCACAGCTTAGGCTTTAGCACTGTTGTGTCCACAGCAGGTATGGCTGGTTGGACTGGAGCAGGTGACTTcatagcctctgtgtaactgGGCGGCAAGTTAGAATCATGCATCTCCTCCCAGAAAAGCATCGGCGTTACTTTCCCCTGTGAGGGACATCAGAATGTTTTTATGTAGATCGTCTACTGTCCATATCAAAGTATGACAGTGACACACTGACTCACCAGCTTGCACATTTGGTCCGTTTCTTTGTCCACCACAAGCAGACATTTGTTGCCACTCTGCATGAACTTGTCCACCACCTGCTCATGGTTGCAGCTTTCTACTTCCTTGCCGTCCACAGCCACAAGTCTGTCCATCTCCTTCAgtcctgctgcttctgctgggCTGCCTCTGTCAATGTCTTTGATGAAGTGTTCTGCATTGGGTAAATgagcacacagtaaaaacaaagccTAAAACAAACCCCTTAAAATGCTAGTGAGTATACACCAATCATGCTCTTGCCTTTTTGGTTGGTCTCCTTCCTCAGCATGAAGCCGTAGCCATCAGGTCCTTTGGTGATGTTGATTTTACGTGGCTTGTGTGGGAGATACCTGGTTGTGGCTGACCATGCCCCCATCTTCATATGCTTGTTCTTGTAGTACTTGTCTGTTTCTTCATCAACCAGTAGGAACATGATGCAGTTGCCAGCGGACTTGATCTTGCCCACTACGTCTTCGTGTGTCAGGCTTTCTACATTCTCCCCATTTACCTCCAGAAGACGGTCGTTGATTCTGACCCCCGCCTGATGAGCCACACTGCCTGAGACCACCTCTGTCATGAACAAACCCCTCTCATCTAGAAAGGATATGAAAGAGGTATTAAATAGTAGAATGTACAAGCTTTAAGATGCTACTGTATCCAGACAGTTATTCGCGAGTAATTTAATTTCTATGCTGCTATTGGATcccttttgctgtttttatcttCAGAATTTTTGTGTTCCATGATTAAGAACAATCTTGGAGCCAATCGGCTGATAGATGACTTCTGGCAAAGGGCCCTGAGTTGGAGTTTAACCCAGGCCAAGGACCAAAACCTCTGTACATAGGACATGGGATTTAACTGCTTAGCTAATCCAGTACACAGTAATGGTtcctttgtttacagtctgacatGCAACTGGAGACACAAGAATTGGGTCCCCCAAATGTACGAAACAGTGTTGGAGATACACTTTCTCTCATTTTTTGAGCAGTTCACAGTGGTTAGCAGTGGAATTAAACAAACCAGTTGTTTACCTGTCCACATCTTTCATCATAAATGTTATTATATAATCAGAAGGCTACAGGTTTCTTGAGCCACTCCATCAAGTCAGCAGTGGTAAATGTAACTGAGTTTAAATTAAAGAGTAACTCAAGAATAGGTTGTAAACCAGCGTTTCATTGCTCTCCCTGGTTAAAAGATGTTGTGTGGTTTGATGTAATCAGTGCTGACGTTGTACTTGTAACCGCACCCAATACTGATGACACCATGTACTTTGATCAAGCAAGGTTATAAACTGCTAAAGGTAAGCAAAAGCAAAGAGCTAAAAGCAGAGAAAGTCAGTTCACCTTTGGCTGAGCGCAGAGAAAATCCATAGCCTGAGCTGGTCTTAACCATGTAGCAGAGTTTGGGTTTTTCAGCCTGTTTGGAGACACTGTTGGCAACTGATGCGCCCTGAGAGTTGGACAGGTTCACTCCCTTTGATTTGGCTTTCTTGTAAGAGGCTTCATCCAGGATGTGAAAGGTCACTGATGCACCGCTGTTTCTCACCAAGTCTACCACCTACATCCAATGAGATAGATACACAGCTTATTGTTATAGAAACAGATGCCTGGCACAGATTATATTCATCAATATAGCCCCGAAATGCTGGACACCAATAAAAtgtcttaaaggggacatatcacgcttttttcatcaatatatattggtctaagaggtccccaaaacatgtctttaaagtttatgctcaaaaaaacactttgaaatcagattttggcatgcctgaaaagtcctcttcttcattcctcatcagaacactctgttttccctctgaccacgccccctccggaagtggatgtgcctcggctctccagcacgttgatctaatgtttacatgttggctgaatatacacggctgctc is from Notolabrus celidotus isolate fNotCel1 chromosome 10, fNotCel1.pri, whole genome shotgun sequence and encodes:
- the pdzk1 gene encoding Na(+)/H(+) exchange regulatory cofactor NHE-RF3 isoform X2, encoding MVCLNFTGMLASLASTSLLLLEHVVDLVRNSGASVTFHILDEASYKKAKSKGVNLSNSQGASVANSVSKQAEKPKLCYMVKTSSGYGFSLRSAKDERGLFMTEVVSGSVAHQAGVRINDRLLEVNGENVESLTHEDVVGKIKSAGNCIMFLLVDEETDKYYKNKHMKMGAWSATTRYLPHKPRKINITKGPDGYGFMLRKETNQKEHFIKDIDRGSPAEAAGLKEMDRLVAVDGKEVESCNHEQVVDKFMQSGNKCLLVVDKETDQMCKLGKVTPMLFWEEMHDSNLPPSYTEAMKSPAPVQPAIPAVDTTVLKPKLCRMEKDPAGFGFHLNGIQGVSGQYIKDVVRGGVADRSGLEDDDIVVEVNGINVEQSDHDEVVQLIRRGGDSLEMLVAKRNVYDQLKAKGVNVTRLLLGETSYAQVHKEYTPEASREEKHEEASREEKHEEARPETPTEAVRERTSSSSSSASVDSLDERL
- the si:ch73-390b10.2 gene encoding Golgi pH regulator isoform X2 — encoded protein: MSFLVDSVIMFTSQVLFFGFGWLFFMRQLFKDYEVRQYVVQMVFSITFAFSCTMFELIIFEILGALSSSSRYFHWKLNLYVILLVLIFVVPFYIGYFVVSNIRLLQRQKLLFACMVWFTFMYFFWKLGDPFPILSPKHGILSIEQLISRVGVIGVTLMALLSGFGAVNCPYTYMSYFLRNVTDSDILALERRLLQTMDMIVSKKKRIAMTRRQMYQRGEDQNTQRGFWGMIKSVTSTQTGSENLSLIQQEVDALEELSRQLFLETVDLQATKERIEYSRTFQGKYFNFLGYFFSIYCVWKIFMATINIVFDRVGKTDPVTRGIEITVNYLGIQFDVKFWSQHISFILVGIIIVTSIRGLLITLTKFFYAISSSKSSNVIVLVLAQIMGMYFVSSVLLMRMSMPLEYRSIVTEVLGELQFNFYHRWFDVIFLVSALSSILFLYLAHKQAPEKHMAL
- the pdzk1 gene encoding Na(+)/H(+) exchange regulatory cofactor NHE-RF3 isoform X1 — encoded protein: MAGYKPKVISLTKKPSQTFGFYLRVEHGEEGHLIRCLEMGGPAELAGMKDGDRILRVNGAFVDGMPHSEVVDLVRNSGASVTFHILDEASYKKAKSKGVNLSNSQGASVANSVSKQAEKPKLCYMVKTSSGYGFSLRSAKDERGLFMTEVVSGSVAHQAGVRINDRLLEVNGENVESLTHEDVVGKIKSAGNCIMFLLVDEETDKYYKNKHMKMGAWSATTRYLPHKPRKINITKGPDGYGFMLRKETNQKEHFIKDIDRGSPAEAAGLKEMDRLVAVDGKEVESCNHEQVVDKFMQSGNKCLLVVDKETDQMCKLGKVTPMLFWEEMHDSNLPPSYTEAMKSPAPVQPAIPAVDTTVLKPKLCRMEKDPAGFGFHLNGIQGVSGQYIKDVVRGGVADRSGLEDDDIVVEVNGINVEQSDHDEVVQLIRRGGDSLEMLVAKRNVYDQLKAKGVNVTRLLLGETSYAQVHKEYTPEASREEKHEEASREEKHEEARPETPTEAVRERTSSSSSSASVDSLDERL
- the si:ch73-390b10.2 gene encoding Golgi pH regulator isoform X1, with amino-acid sequence MSFLVDSVIMFTSQVLFFGFGWLFFMRQLFKDYEVRQYVVQMVFSITFAFSCTMFELIIFEILGALSSSSRYFHWKLNLYVILLVLIFVVPFYIGYFVVSNIRLLQRQKLLFACMVWFTFMYFFWKLGDPFPILSPKHGILSIEQLISRVGVIGVTLMALLSGFGAVNCPYTYMSYFLRNVTDSDILALERRLLQTMDMIVSKKKRIAMTRRQMYQRGEDQNTQRGFWGMIKSVTSTQTGSEIDLSLIQQEVDALEELSRQLFLETVDLQATKERIEYSRTFQGKYFNFLGYFFSIYCVWKIFMATINIVFDRVGKTDPVTRGIEITVNYLGIQFDVKFWSQHISFILVGIIIVTSIRGLLITLTKFFYAISSSKSSNVIVLVLAQIMGMYFVSSVLLMRMSMPLEYRSIVTEVLGELQFNFYHRWFDVIFLVSALSSILFLYLAHKQAPEKHMAL